The Theobroma cacao cultivar B97-61/B2 chromosome 1, Criollo_cocoa_genome_V2, whole genome shotgun sequence genome contains the following window.
AGTTGAAGAGAAAATTCACATTTTGAGCTAAAAATAACTGATGTCCAAAAGCAGAACTTGGCTATTTTTCTCTGACTATTTTGGCAACAAGTTAATTGTGCTAAGTGTACGCCCAAATCTAGAAGAGGGAGCTTAACAAATGAAACTGTTCAATTTTTTGctttcaatattttatcaGAATACCATATTATTGTCTTTGATCCTGAAACTTGATCAATTTTTCTAatctaaagaaagaaaaagctttaAAAGGAAATCCGGAAATTTCCATGTGGTAAAGAGAGTAAGCACCTGAAGACCATAGATGACAAAAACTGGATTATAGACCACAAAGCTGTTGTTTAAAGGGAACATGAGCTTCAAGTAGGGAACATTGGGCAACTCCTGTGAACTGtttcaccaaaaaaaaaaaaccacctTAATGTTGGCATAACATGCAGGCCCATTCTAGCACCCACATAAACAAATTGCAACAATCTTTCAAATCGCTTTACTTAAGTGAGTTAACCTGGACTTGTAGCAATATTCCCATGGATAACCTGGATAGCTAGTGATTGTAGAGTTAACTCGTCTGTCAAACTATCAAAAATGGCAGTGATATCAGACATAGATAGATAACAAATTTACTCCAAGGAAATCCCTAGGCAAAGACAATACCTCTTTAGCTATTCTCTCATACACTTCATTAGGAAGAAATGTAAATGATGTTCCACTATCTACCACTGCACTAAAGCCTGTTTGTTTAAGACAAGAATCACCAATACAGCAGGCCTCCACCGCAACAGTGTAGGTCATACTGAACAAAATATGAGCCAAATCACAAGACAGAAGAGGAAATCTTAACATCTTTGAGAATTGAGAAATTAGTGAACATTAAGTTAGAAAAAGCAAACTACGTAAAAGCACATAATGGTCCATACTATTTCCCATCAGAAGGCAGGAATTGAGTAGATTGTTGAGTGGCTGGTCCCTCATCCCCAAAATAAATTCTACCTGAATCTTCTTCATCAAAACACATGGAGAAAGAGTTGCGGATCAATCCTGCTTTTGCAAGGAAACTGGGAACTGAAATTTCTCCAGGTCCCAAACCCATCAAACCATCAGGAGCAACCCCATCCAGGTAACCACCACTTTGCTTCATACCACATCTGTATTCAAGAAAAAAGGTTACAGAAATAATCCATGGTCAGGTATTGCTACAATTCTTTAACAGTGCTAGAGAAATCAATAGGAATCACTAATAAAGCACCCTATAATAACTGGAGCCTGAACTGAGGTGTTCAATGTATGATCACTGGCTGATACAAGATGTAAGGTGTCTTCAACAAGCAATCCAGAACTTGAAGTATTTTCTGTGTAGTAGTCAATAGTGTAAGGGCATTGCTGCTTAGAACTTTTGCAGTTTGGGCTTGAGTCGCATAATTGATGGCTGCAAGGTACATGCTTGCTAGTGCTTGAACCAGATGGCCTGTACTCACTCAGATCTTTATCCTGCATAATAGATGCCCCATATATGACAGAGCACCTGCCAATCAATCATTGGAAATAAGTGCTAAACATGCTATCTTGCCTTATCATAGATGTCAGATGCCATTAAAATAAATGCAACAACAGTTAGTCTGGCCCTAGCCTAGCAACCCCTACCCTTTTTTCCATGTGAAGTGGGTGTGTCAAAAATTACCTTCACTGAGAAATTTAAATAACCACTAACTTAATAAATGAATGACCAAGGGCACAATTATCAATGAGACACACTTGACTGATTATCAATGTAATAAAGGCTTGAGAAGTTAAAAGATCCCTCAAAGGAACAAAATACAACTTGGATGGTATTTTAATGGTACTATGTTTAATGCTCAATTTGAGcaattattcttttctttttattaaaaaagaaagaaagtccTAAACTTTGACGCACAGGTATCAACATTCACCAATTCTTTAAAAAGTTAGATACAGGACAGCAGGATACTCttgttaaaaaatagaaatttatttaatatcaACACTAATATTCCATGAATAATAAATTActgaaagaaaaattacagTTCATTCTAGTATGGGTTTTataagtattttatttaatgaactcctttttcatgcttttacTGACAAACATCAGTGTCTCAGATGTATAGGCAATATCTCACAAAAGGTAGAACGAAACTTAATTGTTGCTCATTCCACATGTAAGTGTCTAACTTTTTTGAAAGCATTAAAGAAGTAGTGTCCATTACAGAAGGTAACAGCAGCCTCATGGAAGAACCTACGCTACATAGTTACGAAACAAGCATCATGAACAACAATTTGaatatgctacaaaaattggATAGATTTGAATGTAAAAGTAGTCATTGAAGTAAATAATTGCTgtttaacaacataattatAGAAGGCTGGCCTACCAGACTACTATAGTAACTGGCAGACAGTGGAGCACATTGCACACAATCGCATGGAACCCAAAGTAGATCACTCCCCACGTCCAATGCAACAAGAAATGAAACATTTGGCGTCCCTATATCAATCCAGGTGTAGTGTAACCTAAAATTGCAAGCtgaatatattaaataatcaaacaaaTGACAGAAACGAAAATTCAGCTGAAAATCATAAAGATTTCATTCATAGCTAATAAAGTCATATACAGGTTTTTCTAAAAACAAATCTCAATCAAATCACCAATAGCAATAAGTCAAATTCTccattctcttttttcttttgggtaCAAATTCTCCATTTTCTTTAGTTAGCAACTTCTATCTTTCAATAATTGTTTTAGAAAACT
Protein-coding sequences here:
- the LOC18611628 gene encoding aspartic proteinase-like protein 1 isoform X1, producing METRRSSVLILSVLLAFAAVDVAAVVTYSSRLIQRFSDEAKLLKVPRDGGEVRWPERKSLEYYKLLVNSDFQRQKMKLGPKYDLIFPSQGSKTMSFGNDFGWLHYTWIDIGTPNVSFLVALDVGSDLLWVPCDCVQCAPLSASYYSSLDKDLSEYRPSGSSTSKHVPCSHQLCDSSPNCKSSKQQCPYTIDYYTENTSSSGLLVEDTLHLVSASDHTLNTSVQAPVIIGCGMKQSGGYLDGVAPDGLMGLGPGEISVPSFLAKAGLIRNSFSMCFDEEDSGRIYFGDEGPATQQSTQFLPSDGKYMTYTVAVEACCIGDSCLKQTGFSAVVDSGTSFTFLPNEVYERIAKEFDRRVNSTITSYPGYPWEYCYKSSSQELPNVPYLKLMFPLNNSFVVYNPVFVIYGLQGVSGFCLAIQPGERDVGTIGQNFMTGYRMVFDREKMKLGWSPSNCQDLADGKRMPLSPNGTRSNPLPTNVQQSTPGGRAVAPAVAGRAPSKPSFAPTRLVSSQFCYLKLLPLLVLLHLLVSFFPLDTDTHC
- the LOC18611628 gene encoding aspartic proteinase-like protein 1 isoform X3, with the protein product MFHFLLHWTWGVIYFGFHAIVCNVLHCLPVTIVVWCSVIYGASIMQDKDLSEYRPSGSSTSKHVPCSHQLCDSSPNCKSSKQQCPYTIDYYTENTSSSGLLVEDTLHLVSASDHTLNTSVQAPVIIGCGMKQSGGYLDGVAPDGLMGLGPGEISVPSFLAKAGLIRNSFSMCFDEEDSGRIYFGDEGPATQQSTQFLPSDGKYMTYTVAVEACCIGDSCLKQTGFSAVVDSGTSFTFLPNEVYERIAKEFDRRVNSTITSYPGYPWEYCYKSSSQELPNVPYLKLMFPLNNSFVVYNPVFVIYGLQGVSGFCLAIQPGERDVGTIGQNFMTGYRMVFDREKMKLGWSPSNCQDLADGKRMPLSPNGTRSNPLPTNVQQSTPGGRAVAPAVAGRAPSKPSFAPTRLVSSQFCYLKLLPLLVLLHLLVSFFPLDTDTHC
- the LOC18611628 gene encoding aspartic proteinase-like protein 1 isoform X2, with protein sequence MTLDACNFRLHYTWIDIGTPNVSFLVALDVGSDLLWVPCDCVQCAPLSASYYSSLDKDLSEYRPSGSSTSKHVPCSHQLCDSSPNCKSSKQQCPYTIDYYTENTSSSGLLVEDTLHLVSASDHTLNTSVQAPVIIGCGMKQSGGYLDGVAPDGLMGLGPGEISVPSFLAKAGLIRNSFSMCFDEEDSGRIYFGDEGPATQQSTQFLPSDGKYMTYTVAVEACCIGDSCLKQTGFSAVVDSGTSFTFLPNEVYERIAKEFDRRVNSTITSYPGYPWEYCYKSSSQELPNVPYLKLMFPLNNSFVVYNPVFVIYGLQGVSGFCLAIQPGERDVGTIGQNFMTGYRMVFDREKMKLGWSPSNCQDLADGKRMPLSPNGTRSNPLPTNVQQSTPGGRAVAPAVAGRAPSKPSFAPTRLVSSQFCYLKLLPLLVLLHLLVSFFPLDTDTHC